The Fusobacterium perfoetens ATCC 29250 genome contains a region encoding:
- a CDS encoding sigma-70 family RNA polymerase sigma factor has protein sequence MDASELNILMKAKAGDNESFEILLKKYEKYIYMNTKGYYLADGEREDLIQEGIIGLLKGIKSYDSEREASFKTFVIMCMRRQIISAIKSSNSKKNKFINNLNNDLEAGYIDNNYVERSPNAEEIYIYKELMEEFREYTKEHFSDLEKKVLEKLIQGYNYGEIAKILNKSPKVIDNTYQRIKNKVKKWLNEFRNI, from the coding sequence ATGGATGCATCAGAATTAAATATTTTGATGAAGGCAAAAGCTGGTGATAACGAAAGTTTTGAGATTCTTTTAAAAAAATATGAAAAATATATTTATATGAATACTAAGGGATATTATCTTGCTGATGGAGAAAGAGAGGATTTAATACAAGAAGGGATAATAGGACTTTTAAAAGGAATAAAAAGTTATGATAGTGAAAGAGAAGCTTCTTTTAAAACTTTTGTTATAATGTGTATGAGAAGACAAATTATATCAGCTATAAAATCTTCAAATAGTAAAAAGAATAAGTTTATTAATAATTTAAATAATGATTTAGAAGCAGGATATATAGATAATAATTATGTGGAGAGATCTCCTAATGCAGAAGAAATATATATATATAAAGAGTTAATGGAAGAATTTAGAGAATATACTAAAGAACATTTTAGTGATTTAGAAAAAAAAGTATTAGAAAAGTTAATACAGGGTTATAATTATGGTGAAATAGCTAAGATTTTAAATAAATCTCCAAAAGTAATAGATAATACATATCAAAGAATAAAAAATAAAGTAAAAAAATGGTTAAATGAATTTAGAAATATCTAA
- the leuS gene encoding leucine--tRNA ligase, translating into MKEYNFKEIEKKWQVKWENNVLFKTEDKVEGKENYYVLVMLPYPSGKLHVGHARNYTIGDVIARYKRMKGYNVLHPMGWDSFGLPAENAAIQHGAHPAIWTKSNIENMKRQLKLMGLSYDWDREVATYTKEYYRWNQWIFKKLYEKGLVYKKVSTVNWCPECQTVLANEQVEDGKCWRHSNTQVIQKDLEQWFFKITDYAEELLTGHEELREGWPEKVLTMQKNWIGKSFGTEIVFTVAETGEKLPMFTTRIDTIHGVTYCVVAPEHPIVSKVIEVNPSIKEAVNNMRNMDIIERTAEGKEKNGIATGWHVINPVTGDKVPLWIADYVLMNYGTGAVMAVPTHDERDFAFAKKYNLPMKVVINPIGQEEILNPENMTEAFTEVGVMVNSGEFNGLNSKEALEKIADYVQEKGYGEKTVKYRLKDWGISRQRYWGTPIPVLYCDKCGMVMEKDENLPVELPTDVKFTGNGNPIETSEEYKHAVCPVCGGPARRETDTMDTFVDSSWYYLRYCDPKNTNLPFDKEKADAWTSVDQYIGGVEHAVMHLLYARFFYKALRDLGLVTANEPFKRLLTQGMVLSDSYYSPTENRFVFAEEVEVKGEKAFLKTTGEELVVKMEKMSKSKNNGVDPEEIMDKYGADATRLFIMFTAPPEKELEWNENGLAGAVRFLNRVWRIVIENKEFISDEKIDYSKISKEDKGLIRKLHQTIKKITDSIEDNYHFNTAIAGTMELINDVYEYRANILGTEKETTESKKIFGQVIENIIIMLSPFTPHFCDELWKEIGEKGFLFNSEWPQYDEKLIVADEVTIAVQVNGKVRGSLVIDVNATKEEVEKAAFEIENVQKHVEGKTIVKVIVIPKKIVNIVVK; encoded by the coding sequence ATGAAAGAGTATAATTTCAAAGAAATTGAAAAAAAATGGCAAGTAAAGTGGGAAAATAATGTACTCTTTAAAACAGAAGATAAAGTAGAAGGAAAAGAGAATTATTATGTACTTGTAATGTTGCCTTATCCATCTGGAAAATTACATGTAGGACATGCTAGAAACTATACAATAGGAGATGTAATAGCTAGATATAAAAGAATGAAAGGGTATAATGTTCTTCATCCAATGGGATGGGATTCATTTGGATTACCAGCTGAAAACGCAGCTATACAACATGGAGCACATCCAGCTATATGGACAAAATCAAATATTGAAAATATGAAAAGACAATTAAAATTAATGGGACTTTCATATGATTGGGATAGAGAAGTAGCAACATATACTAAAGAATATTATAGATGGAATCAATGGATATTCAAAAAACTTTATGAAAAAGGATTAGTATATAAAAAAGTATCTACAGTAAACTGGTGTCCAGAATGTCAAACTGTATTAGCTAATGAACAAGTTGAAGATGGAAAATGTTGGAGACATTCAAATACTCAAGTAATTCAAAAAGATTTAGAGCAATGGTTCTTTAAAATAACAGATTATGCAGAAGAATTATTAACAGGTCATGAGGAATTAAGAGAAGGATGGCCTGAAAAAGTATTAACAATGCAAAAGAACTGGATAGGAAAATCTTTTGGTACTGAAATAGTATTTACAGTTGCTGAAACTGGTGAAAAATTACCTATGTTTACAACAAGAATAGATACTATTCATGGAGTAACATATTGTGTTGTAGCTCCTGAACATCCAATAGTTTCTAAAGTAATAGAAGTAAATCCTTCTATAAAAGAAGCAGTTAATAATATGAGAAATATGGATATAATTGAAAGAACTGCTGAAGGTAAAGAGAAAAATGGAATAGCTACTGGTTGGCATGTAATAAATCCAGTTACAGGAGATAAAGTTCCTTTATGGATAGCTGATTATGTATTAATGAATTATGGTACAGGAGCAGTAATGGCAGTACCTACTCATGACGAAAGAGACTTTGCTTTTGCTAAAAAATATAATCTTCCAATGAAGGTTGTAATAAACCCAATAGGACAAGAAGAAATATTAAATCCTGAAAATATGACAGAAGCCTTTACAGAAGTAGGAGTAATGGTAAATTCAGGAGAATTTAATGGTCTAAATTCAAAAGAAGCTTTAGAAAAAATAGCAGACTATGTTCAAGAAAAAGGATATGGAGAAAAAACTGTAAAATATAGATTAAAAGATTGGGGAATCTCAAGACAAAGATATTGGGGAACACCTATTCCTGTATTATATTGTGATAAATGTGGAATGGTTATGGAAAAAGATGAAAATCTTCCAGTAGAATTACCTACAGATGTTAAATTTACAGGAAATGGAAATCCAATAGAAACATCAGAAGAATATAAACATGCTGTTTGTCCAGTTTGTGGAGGACCAGCAAGAAGAGAAACTGATACAATGGATACTTTCGTAGATTCTTCTTGGTACTATTTAAGATATTGTGACCCTAAAAATACAAATTTACCATTTGATAAAGAAAAAGCAGATGCTTGGACTTCTGTTGACCAATATATTGGTGGAGTAGAACATGCTGTAATGCACTTATTATATGCAAGATTCTTCTATAAAGCATTAAGAGATTTAGGATTAGTAACAGCTAATGAACCATTCAAGAGATTATTAACTCAAGGTATGGTACTTTCTGATTCTTATTATTCACCAACTGAAAATAGATTTGTTTTTGCTGAAGAAGTTGAAGTAAAAGGAGAAAAAGCATTCTTAAAAACTACTGGAGAAGAGCTAGTTGTTAAGATGGAAAAAATGTCTAAATCTAAAAATAATGGTGTAGACCCTGAAGAAATTATGGATAAATATGGAGCTGATGCTACAAGATTATTTATAATGTTTACAGCTCCACCTGAAAAAGAATTAGAATGGAATGAAAATGGATTAGCAGGAGCAGTAAGATTTTTAAATAGAGTTTGGAGAATTGTTATAGAAAATAAAGAGTTTATTAGTGATGAAAAAATAGATTATTCTAAAATTTCTAAAGAAGATAAAGGATTAATAAGAAAATTACATCAAACTATCAAGAAAATAACAGACTCAATAGAAGACAATTATCACTTTAATACTGCTATTGCAGGAACAATGGAATTAATAAATGATGTTTATGAATATAGAGCTAATATATTAGGAACAGAAAAAGAAACTACAGAATCTAAAAAAATATTTGGACAAGTAATAGAAAATATTATAATAATGCTTTCTCCATTTACTCCACATTTCTGTGATGAGTTATGGAAAGAAATAGGAGAAAAAGGATTCTTATTTAATTCTGAATGGCCTCAATATGATGAAAAATTAATTGTAGCTGATGAAGTAACAATAGCTGTTCAAGTAAATGGAAAAGTTAGAGGTTCTTTAGTAATAGATGTAAATGCAACTAAAGAAGAAGTAGAAAAAGCTGCTTTTGAAATTGAAAATGTTCAAAAACATGTTGAAGGAAAAACAATAGTAAAAGTAATAGTTATTCCTAAAAAAATAGTAAATATTGTTGTAAAATAA
- a CDS encoding adenylate kinase produces MNIMLFGAPGAGKGTQAKYIIEKYGIPQISTGDILRAAVKEGTPMGLEAKACMEAGKLVSDEIIIGIIKDRLAKDDCKKGFILDGFPRTIAQAEALEALMKEMNIKLDKVISLNVPDELIVGRVVGRRVCKDCGASFHVEFNPPKVEGVCDFCGGELVQRKDDSAETVGKRLNEYHAQTAPLFDFYMERGILADIDGTKEIDEITKEIFNILG; encoded by the coding sequence ATGAATATCATGTTATTTGGAGCACCAGGAGCTGGAAAAGGAACTCAAGCAAAATATATTATAGAAAAGTATGGAATTCCTCAAATTTCTACAGGGGATATATTAAGAGCAGCAGTAAAAGAGGGAACTCCTATGGGATTAGAAGCTAAAGCTTGTATGGAGGCTGGAAAATTAGTTTCTGATGAAATAATTATAGGAATAATAAAAGACAGATTAGCAAAAGATGATTGTAAAAAAGGATTTATCTTAGATGGATTCCCAAGAACTATAGCTCAAGCTGAAGCTTTAGAAGCTTTAATGAAAGAAATGAATATAAAATTAGACAAAGTAATTTCTTTAAATGTACCAGATGAATTAATCGTAGGAAGAGTAGTAGGAAGAAGAGTATGTAAAGATTGTGGAGCTTCTTTCCATGTTGAGTTTAATCCACCAAAAGTAGAAGGAGTTTGTGATTTCTGTGGTGGAGAGTTAGTTCAAAGAAAAGATGACTCAGCTGAAACAGTAGGAAAAAGATTAAATGAATATCATGCACAAACAGCACCATTATTTGATTTCTATATGGAAAGAGGAATTTTAGCTGATATTGATGGAACAAAAGAAATAGATGAAATAACAAAAGAAATATTTAATATTTTAGGATAA
- the map gene encoding type I methionyl aminopeptidase yields the protein MAVIIKTPEEIEGIKKANQIIARLYKEILPPHIKPGISTKEIDKIVDDYIRSQGAIPGCIGVPGPYGPFPAATCISVNEVVVHGIPSEKIILKEGDIVSIDTVTILDGFYGDAAITYPVGEIDSETKKLLEVTEKAREIGIEMAVVGNRLGDIGHAIQSFVEKNGFSVVRDYAGHGVGKEMHEDPCVANYGRKGRGIKIEEGMVLAIEPMVNMGSYKIGMLNDGWTVVTRDGKKSAHFEHSIAIVNGKPLVLSKLD from the coding sequence ATGGCAGTTATAATAAAAACTCCTGAAGAAATAGAAGGAATAAAAAAAGCCAATCAAATAATAGCTAGATTATACAAAGAAATATTACCTCCTCATATTAAACCAGGAATTTCTACCAAAGAAATAGATAAAATAGTAGATGATTATATTAGGTCACAAGGAGCTATTCCAGGTTGTATTGGAGTTCCGGGACCTTATGGACCATTTCCTGCAGCAACTTGTATATCTGTAAATGAAGTAGTAGTCCATGGAATTCCTAGTGAAAAAATAATATTAAAAGAGGGAGATATAGTTAGTATAGATACTGTAACTATATTAGATGGATTTTATGGAGATGCCGCTATAACTTATCCTGTTGGAGAAATTGATTCAGAAACTAAAAAATTATTAGAAGTAACTGAAAAAGCAAGAGAAATAGGGATAGAAATGGCAGTGGTAGGAAATAGATTAGGAGATATAGGACATGCTATCCAATCTTTTGTAGAGAAGAATGGTTTTTCTGTAGTGAGAGATTATGCAGGACATGGGGTAGGAAAAGAAATGCATGAAGACCCTTGTGTAGCAAACTATGGAAGAAAAGGAAGAGGAATAAAAATAGAAGAAGGAATGGTTTTAGCTATAGAGCCTATGGTTAATATGGGAAGTTATAAAATTGGAATGTTAAATGATGGTTGGACAGTAGTAACAAGAGATGGAAAAAAATCAGCTCATTTTGAACATTCTATAGCTATAGTAAATGGAAAACCATTGGTACTTAGTAAATTAGATTAA
- the infA gene encoding translation initiation factor IF-1 gives MSKKDVIELEGTILEALPNAMFQIKLENGHTILGHISGKMRMNYIKILPGDKVTVQISPYDLSRGRIVYRKK, from the coding sequence ATGTCAAAAAAGGATGTTATCGAATTAGAAGGAACTATTTTAGAAGCCCTTCCAAATGCGATGTTTCAAATTAAATTAGAGAATGGGCATACTATTCTAGGTCATATTTCAGGAAAAATGAGAATGAACTATATAAAAATATTACCTGGAGACAAGGTAACAGTTCAAATTTCTCCATATGATTTATCTAGAGGAAGAATAGTTTATAGAAAAAAATAG
- the rpmJ gene encoding 50S ribosomal protein L36, translated as MKVRTSIKPICDKCKVIRRHGKIRVICENPKHKQVQG; from the coding sequence ATGAAAGTAAGAACATCAATTAAACCTATTTGTGACAAATGTAAAGTAATCAGAAGACATGGTAAAATAAGAGTTATTTGTGAAAATCCAAAACATAAACAAGTTCAAGGATAA
- the rpsM gene encoding 30S ribosomal protein S13, whose product MARIAGVDIPRNKRVEISLTYIYGIGRKTSQDILTQAGVNFDTRVKDLTEEELNKIRGIIDGLKVEGDLRKEVRLSIKRLLDIRCYRGLRHKMNLPVRGQRSKTNARTRKGPKKMVKK is encoded by the coding sequence TTGGCTAGAATCGCTGGAGTAGACATTCCTAGAAATAAGAGAGTAGAAATATCTTTAACTTATATCTATGGAATTGGAAGAAAAACTTCTCAAGACATTTTAACTCAAGCAGGAGTTAATTTTGACACAAGAGTAAAGGACTTAACTGAAGAAGAATTAAACAAAATTAGAGGTATCATTGATGGATTAAAAGTAGAAGGAGACTTAAGAAAAGAAGTTAGACTTTCTATAAAAAGACTTTTAGACATTAGATGCTACAGAGGATTAAGACACAAAATGAACTTACCAGTAAGAGGACAAAGATCTAAGACTAATGCTAGAACTAGAAAAGGTCCTAAAAAAATGGTAAAAAAATAA
- the rpsK gene encoding 30S ribosomal protein S11 gives MAKKVAKVKKKLKNIPSGVAHIHSTFNNTIIAITDPEGRVVSWKSGGTSGFKGTKKGTPFAAQIAAEQAAGIAMENGMKKVEVKVKGPGSGREACVRSLQAAGLEVTKITDVTPVPHNGCRPPKRRRV, from the coding sequence TTGGCTAAAAAAGTAGCTAAAGTTAAAAAGAAATTAAAAAATATTCCTAGCGGAGTAGCTCATATACATTCAACATTCAATAACACAATTATTGCTATTACTGACCCAGAAGGAAGAGTAGTAAGTTGGAAATCAGGTGGAACTTCAGGTTTCAAAGGAACTAAAAAAGGAACTCCATTTGCAGCTCAAATTGCAGCAGAACAAGCAGCTGGAATAGCTATGGAAAATGGAATGAAAAAAGTTGAAGTTAAAGTAAAAGGACCTGGTTCAGGAAGAGAAGCTTGTGTAAGATCATTACAAGCAGCTGGATTAGAAGTTACAAAAATAACTGATGTAACACCAGTTCCACACAATGGATGTAGACCACCAAAAAGAAGAAGAGTGTAG
- the rpsD gene encoding 30S ribosomal protein S4, which translates to MARNRQPILKKCRALGIEPMILGVNKTSKRGFRPNANKKPTEYAVQLREKQKARFIYNVMENQFRKLYEEATRKDGVTGLVLVEFLERRLENVVYRLGFAKTRRQARQIVSHGHIAVNRRRVNIASYRVKVGDVISVIENSKNIEIIKEAIEGATVPAWLELDRAAFAGKVLQNPTKEDLDFDLDEALIVEFYSR; encoded by the coding sequence ATGGCAAGAAATAGACAGCCTATATTAAAAAAATGTAGAGCACTTGGAATTGAGCCTATGATTTTAGGAGTAAACAAAACTTCAAAAAGAGGGTTCAGACCAAATGCAAATAAAAAACCTACAGAATATGCAGTACAATTAAGAGAAAAACAAAAAGCTAGATTTATATATAATGTAATGGAAAATCAATTCAGAAAACTTTATGAAGAAGCAACTAGAAAAGATGGAGTAACAGGTTTAGTTTTAGTTGAATTCTTAGAAAGAAGATTAGAAAACGTTGTTTACAGATTAGGATTTGCAAAAACTAGAAGACAAGCTAGACAAATCGTTTCTCACGGACATATCGCTGTAAATAGAAGAAGAGTAAACATTGCTTCTTACAGAGTAAAAGTAGGAGATGTTATATCTGTAATCGAAAATTCTAAAAATATAGAAATAATAAAAGAAGCTATCGAAGGAGCTACAGTACCAGCTTGGTTAGAATTAGATAGAGCAGCATTTGCTGGTAAAGTTCTTCAAAATCCAACAAAAGAAGATTTAGACTTTGATTTAGATGAAGCCTTAATAGTTGAGTTCTATTCTAGATAA
- a CDS encoding DNA-directed RNA polymerase subunit alpha gives MLKIEKHARGINITEVKESEFKGQYIIEPLYRGYGNTIGNALRRVLLSSIPGAAIKGVKIEGVSSEFSVMEGVKEPVTDIILNIKEIVVKTESVGERKMTLSVKGPKIVTAADIIPDIGLEIVNPDQVICTITTDREVEMEFLVDVGEGFIVSEDIDKKDWPIGYIAVDAIYTPIRKVSYSVEATMVGRMTDFDKLIINIETDGSVAIRDTVSYAVELLKLYLNPFLDLGNRMEYLRDESEEEEEEVEKQEKDGNILETKIEELDLTVRSFNCLKKAGIEEVGQLARLSMNDLLKIKNLGRKSLDEILEKMKELGFDLNQNEYSE, from the coding sequence ATGTTAAAAATTGAAAAACATGCTAGAGGTATAAACATAACAGAAGTAAAAGAGAGTGAATTTAAAGGACAATATATAATTGAACCTTTATATAGAGGGTATGGAAATACAATTGGAAATGCTCTAAGAAGAGTTTTACTTTCTTCTATACCTGGTGCAGCAATAAAAGGTGTCAAAATTGAGGGTGTTTCTAGCGAATTTTCAGTTATGGAAGGGGTAAAAGAACCTGTTACAGATATTATCCTTAACATAAAAGAAATAGTAGTTAAAACAGAATCTGTTGGAGAGAGAAAAATGACTCTTTCTGTTAAAGGGCCAAAAATAGTTACAGCAGCTGATATTATTCCTGATATTGGACTAGAAATAGTTAATCCTGATCAAGTTATCTGTACAATAACTACAGATAGAGAAGTTGAAATGGAATTTTTAGTAGATGTTGGAGAAGGATTTATAGTATCAGAAGATATAGATAAAAAAGATTGGCCAATTGGATATATAGCAGTAGATGCTATATATACACCAATTAGAAAAGTATCTTACTCTGTTGAAGCAACTATGGTTGGAAGAATGACAGACTTTGACAAATTAATAATTAATATAGAAACAGATGGAAGTGTTGCTATAAGAGATACTGTTTCTTATGCAGTTGAACTTCTAAAACTATATTTAAATCCTTTCTTAGATTTAGGAAATAGAATGGAATATTTAAGAGATGAATCTGAAGAAGAGGAAGAAGAAGTAGAAAAACAAGAAAAAGATGGAAATATTTTAGAAACTAAGATAGAAGAGTTAGACTTAACAGTTAGATCATTTAACTGTTTAAAGAAAGCTGGAATAGAAGAAGTTGGACAACTTGCTAGATTAAGTATGAATGACCTTCTAAAAATAAAAAATCTTGGAAGAAAATCTCTTGACGAAATCCTTGAAAAAATGAAAGAATTAGGATTTGACCTTAATCAGAATGAATATTCTGAATAA
- the rplQ gene encoding 50S ribosomal protein L17: MNHNKSYRKLGRRADHRMAMLKNLTISLVKEEKLETTVTRAKELRKFAERMITLGKKGTLADRRRAFAFLRDEEAVAKLFNDLAPKYAERNGGYTRIIKTSVRKGDSAELAIIALV, translated from the coding sequence ATGAATCACAATAAATCATATAGAAAGTTAGGAAGAAGAGCTGACCACAGAATGGCTATGCTTAAAAACTTAACAATCTCATTAGTAAAAGAAGAAAAATTAGAAACTACAGTTACTAGAGCTAAAGAACTTAGAAAATTTGCTGAAAGAATGATAACTTTAGGTAAAAAAGGAACTTTAGCTGACAGAAGAAGAGCTTTTGCTTTCTTAAGAGATGAAGAAGCAGTAGCAAAATTATTCAATGATTTAGCACCAAAATATGCTGAGAGAAATGGTGGATATACTAGAATAATTAAAACTTCTGTAAGAAAAGGTGACTCTGCTGAACTAGCTATAATAGCTTTAGTATAA
- the rbr gene encoding rubrerythrin, with product MVEKKEEGKNKYSGTKTEKNLLEALAGESMARNKYTFFASVAKAEGYEQIHNLFIKTADNEREHSKLWFKELGMLGDTSENLLHAAEGENYEWTDMYDKFAREADEEGFHDLALKFRAVAKIEKAHEERYRKLLSNVEMKKVFEKSEETMWECINCGHLVMGKKAPESCEVCGYAQGFFEVRSENY from the coding sequence ATAGTAGAGAAAAAAGAAGAAGGAAAAAATAAATATTCAGGAACTAAAACAGAAAAAAATCTTTTAGAAGCTTTAGCAGGAGAATCAATGGCTAGAAATAAATATACTTTCTTTGCTAGTGTTGCAAAAGCTGAAGGATATGAGCAAATTCATAATTTATTTATAAAAACTGCTGACAATGAAAGAGAACATTCAAAATTATGGTTTAAAGAATTAGGAATGTTAGGAGATACTAGTGAGAACTTATTACATGCAGCTGAAGGAGAAAACTACGAATGGACAGATATGTATGATAAATTTGCTAGAGAAGCTGATGAAGAAGGATTCCATGATTTAGCATTAAAATTCAGAGCTGTAGCAAAAATAGAAAAAGCTCATGAAGAAAGATATAGAAAATTATTAAGTAATGTTGAAATGAAAAAAGTATTTGAGAAATCAGAAGAAACTATGTGGGAATGTATAAACTGTGGTCATTTAGTAATGGGTAAAAAAGCTCCTGAAAGTTGTGAAGTTTGTGGATATGCGCAAGGATTCTTTGAAGTAAGAAGCGAAAACTATTAA
- a CDS encoding MATE family efflux transporter: protein MKKNTYILTEGNIKSQLIYLALPLLIGNIFQQFYNLVDTIIVGKYIGENAFAALGIAGSVMNLFIFLIGGCCTGVSIILSTFYGKQDLASYRKESFLALTFGLIFTISLSIISIILLSSILNIINTPEELTMYVTQYLVVIFIGLFVTFLYNLFASQLRSMGNTKYALIFLIISMICNIFLDIIFIKFLNLGIAGAGWATVISQGISAFLCFIYLRKNFSECIISKNDMKYDSELLKKTIYFSSISALHQSSLYIGKILVQGAVNTLGTFGIAAYTATSRIEGIANTFAISGTEAISVFIAQNIGAGNKKRAYDGFKISLILMYSLGIIMALFMYIGANPFIKMLLENANEETVNNGVEYLKIISYFYILCFNGSAFVGYFRGTSILNIPFIGTTLQIIIRVVLSYFFIDSLKLGGVAWATGIGWIAISSFHIYNFFKTKDKVF from the coding sequence ATGAAAAAAAATACTTATATACTAACAGAAGGAAATATAAAATCTCAACTTATATATTTAGCTCTTCCTCTTTTGATAGGAAATATTTTCCAACAATTCTATAATCTAGTTGATACAATTATTGTAGGAAAATATATTGGTGAAAATGCCTTTGCTGCCTTAGGAATAGCTGGAAGTGTTATGAATCTTTTTATTTTCTTAATAGGTGGATGTTGTACAGGAGTATCCATTATACTTTCTACTTTTTATGGAAAACAAGATTTAGCCTCCTATAGAAAAGAATCTTTTTTGGCTTTAACATTTGGTTTAATATTTACAATAAGTTTAAGTATAATTTCTATTATATTGTTATCTAGTATTTTAAACATCATTAATACTCCAGAAGAATTAACTATGTATGTTACTCAATATTTAGTTGTAATATTTATAGGCTTATTTGTTACTTTTTTATATAATTTATTTGCTTCACAATTAAGGTCAATGGGAAATACAAAATATGCTCTTATTTTCTTAATTATTTCTATGATTTGTAATATTTTTTTAGATATTATTTTTATAAAATTTTTAAATTTAGGAATAGCTGGAGCTGGTTGGGCAACTGTAATTTCTCAAGGAATATCTGCTTTTCTATGTTTTATTTATCTAAGAAAAAATTTCTCTGAATGTATTATTTCTAAAAATGATATGAAATATGATAGTGAACTTCTTAAAAAAACTATTTATTTTTCTTCAATTTCGGCCTTACATCAATCTAGTCTTTATATAGGTAAAATATTAGTTCAAGGAGCTGTAAATACTCTAGGAACTTTTGGTATAGCTGCTTATACAGCTACTAGTAGAATAGAAGGAATAGCTAATACCTTTGCTATAAGTGGTACTGAAGCTATTTCTGTTTTTATTGCTCAAAATATAGGAGCTGGAAATAAAAAAAGAGCTTATGATGGATTTAAAATTAGTCTTATTTTAATGTATTCTTTAGGAATTATAATGGCTTTATTTATGTATATAGGAGCTAACCCTTTTATAAAAATGTTACTTGAAAATGCAAATGAAGAAACTGTTAATAATGGAGTTGAATATTTAAAAATAATTTCTTATTTCTATATTCTATGTTTTAATGGAAGTGCTTTTGTTGGATATTTTAGAGGAACTAGTATTTTAAATATTCCATTTATAGGAACTACATTACAAATTATAATAAGAGTTGTTCTTTCATATTTCTTTATAGATTCTTTAAAACTTGGTGGAGTTGCTTGGGCTACAGGTATTGGTTGGATAGCTATTTCAAGTTTTCATATTTATAATTTCTTTAAAACTAAAGATAAAGTTTTTTAA